A single region of the Geobacillus subterraneus genome encodes:
- a CDS encoding DUF2768 domain-containing protein, whose protein sequence is MSTALAKMWIAIASMVFMFISVGFIYLSRYKIKIKWLRFLLASIAYILLVLAGIIIVFVVFSGPTPQ, encoded by the coding sequence ATGTCAACGGCTTTAGCGAAAATGTGGATCGCCATCGCCTCAATGGTATTTATGTTTATTTCGGTCGGCTTCATTTATTTGAGCCGTTATAAGATCAAGATCAAATGGTTACGCTTTCTTTTGGCGTCCATCGCCTATATTCTGTTAGTTTTAGCCGGCATCATCATCGTTTTCGTCGTGTTCAGCGGACCGACGCCGCAATAG
- the spoIVA gene encoding stage IV sporulation protein A: MEKVDLFKDIAERTGGDIYLGVVGAVRTGKSTFIKRFMELVVIPNIKNEADKARAQDELPQSAAGKTIMTTEPKFVPNQAVTVKVDDGLEVNIRLVDCVGYAVPGAKGYEDENGPRMIHTPWYEEPIPFQEAAEIGTRKVIQEHSTIGVVITTDGSIGEIPRHDYVEAEERVIGELKEVGKPFIMIVNTVRPHHPETEALRRELAEKYDIPVLAMSVESMRETDVYNVLREALYEFPVLEVNVNLPSWVMVLREDHWLRESYQEAVRDTVKDIKRLRDVDRVVQQFAEYDFIEKARLAGIEMGQGIAEIDLYAPDELYDQILKEIVGVEIRGKDHLLQLMQDFAHAKAEYDQIADALKMVKQTGYGIAAPALSDMSLDEPEIIRQGSRFGVRLKAVAPSIHMIKVDVESEFAPIIGTEKQSEELVRYLMQDFEDDPLSIWNSDIFGRSLSSIVREGIQAKLALMPENARYKLKETLERIINEGSGGLIAIIL, translated from the coding sequence TTGGAAAAGGTCGATCTTTTTAAAGATATCGCCGAGCGGACTGGCGGTGACATTTATTTAGGGGTTGTCGGCGCTGTCCGCACCGGAAAGTCGACGTTTATTAAACGGTTTATGGAGCTCGTTGTCATTCCGAACATTAAAAACGAAGCTGACAAAGCGCGGGCTCAAGACGAACTGCCGCAAAGCGCCGCGGGCAAAACGATCATGACGACGGAACCGAAATTCGTGCCAAACCAAGCCGTGACGGTAAAAGTCGATGACGGTCTCGAAGTCAATATTCGCCTCGTTGATTGCGTCGGCTATGCCGTGCCTGGCGCGAAAGGGTATGAAGACGAAAACGGCCCGCGGATGATTCACACCCCTTGGTACGAAGAGCCGATTCCGTTTCAAGAGGCGGCGGAAATCGGGACAAGGAAAGTCATTCAAGAACATTCGACGATCGGAGTCGTCATTACGACGGACGGCTCGATCGGAGAGATTCCGCGCCATGACTACGTAGAAGCCGAGGAGCGGGTCATTGGCGAGCTGAAAGAAGTCGGCAAGCCGTTTATTATGATCGTCAACACCGTTCGGCCGCATCATCCGGAAACGGAAGCGCTCCGCCGCGAGCTTGCTGAAAAGTACGACATCCCGGTGCTCGCCATGAGTGTGGAAAGCATGCGTGAGACCGATGTGTATAACGTGCTCCGTGAGGCATTATATGAATTCCCGGTGCTCGAAGTGAACGTCAACTTGCCGAGTTGGGTGATGGTGCTGCGCGAGGACCATTGGCTGCGTGAAAGCTACCAAGAAGCGGTGCGCGACACGGTGAAAGACATTAAGCGGCTGCGTGATGTGGATCGGGTCGTACAGCAGTTTGCCGAGTACGATTTCATCGAAAAAGCGCGGCTCGCCGGCATCGAAATGGGGCAAGGGATCGCTGAAATTGATTTGTATGCGCCCGATGAGCTGTACGACCAAATTTTAAAAGAAATCGTCGGCGTTGAAATTCGCGGCAAAGACCATCTCCTTCAGCTCATGCAAGACTTTGCCCATGCAAAAGCCGAGTACGACCAAATCGCTGATGCGCTAAAAATGGTGAAACAAACAGGTTATGGCATCGCTGCGCCCGCTTTGTCCGACATGAGCCTCGACGAACCGGAAATCATCCGCCAAGGATCACGCTTTGGCGTTCGTTTAAAAGCGGTCGCTCCGTCCATTCATATGATTAAAGTCGACGTCGAATCGGAATTCGCGCCGATTATCGGTACGGAAAAACAGAGCGAAGAACTCGTCCGCTATTTAATGCAAGATTTTGAAGACGATCCGCTGTCGATTTGGAACTCCGATATTTTCGGCCGCTCGCTCAGCTCGATCGTCCGCGAAGGCATCCAAGCCAAACTCGCGCTCATGCCGGAAAACGCCCGCTACAAGCTGAAAGAAACGCTCGAACGCATCATCAACGAAGGCTCCGGCGGCCTCATCGCCATTATTTTATAG
- a CDS encoding HU family DNA-binding protein has translation MNKTELINAVAETSGLSKKDATKAVDAVFDSITEALRKGDKVQLIGFGNFEVRERAARKGRNPQTGEEMEIPASKVPAFKPGKALKDAVK, from the coding sequence ATGAACAAGACGGAATTGATCAACGCAGTAGCCGAAACAAGCGGTCTTTCCAAGAAAGATGCAACAAAAGCCGTTGACGCGGTATTTGACTCGATTACAGAAGCGCTGCGAAAAGGCGATAAAGTGCAATTAATCGGCTTTGGGAACTTTGAAGTGCGCGAGCGCGCTGCCCGGAAAGGACGCAACCCGCAAACGGGCGAAGAAATGGAAATTCCGGCAAGCAAAGTTCCTGCATTCAAACCGGGCAAAGCATTAAAAGATGCTGTGAAATAA
- the folE gene encoding GTP cyclohydrolase I FolE, whose product MPEINVEQIEYAVRLILEAIGEDPNREGLIDTPKRVAKMYAEVFAGLKEDPKQHFQTVFSEEHEELVLVKDIPFYSMCEHHLVPFFGVAHVAYIPREGKVTGLSKLARAVEAVARRPQLQERITATVADSIVEALEPHGVMVVVEAEHMCMTMRGVKKPGAKTVTTAVRGVFETDANARSEVFSLIKA is encoded by the coding sequence ATGCCAGAGATCAATGTTGAGCAAATTGAATATGCGGTCCGCCTCATCCTGGAAGCGATCGGTGAAGATCCGAACCGCGAAGGGCTCATCGATACACCAAAGCGGGTGGCAAAAATGTACGCCGAGGTGTTCGCCGGGCTAAAGGAGGACCCGAAGCAGCATTTTCAAACGGTATTTAGCGAGGAGCACGAGGAGCTCGTGCTTGTCAAAGATATTCCGTTTTATTCGATGTGCGAACACCATTTAGTGCCGTTTTTCGGCGTCGCCCACGTCGCCTATATTCCGCGGGAAGGGAAAGTGACCGGGTTAAGCAAGCTCGCCCGAGCTGTCGAAGCGGTGGCGCGCCGTCCGCAATTGCAAGAGCGCATCACGGCGACGGTCGCTGATTCGATCGTCGAGGCGCTCGAACCGCACGGGGTTATGGTCGTTGTTGAGGCGGAGCATATGTGCATGACGATGCGTGGCGTAAAAAAACCGGGGGCGAAAACGGTCACAACAGCGGTGCGCGGCGTGTTTGAAACGGACGCCAACGCCCGGTCCGAAGTGTTTTCGTTAATTAAAGCGTAA
- the mtrB gene encoding trp RNA-binding attenuation protein MtrB: MNTNSDFVVIKALEDGVNVIGLTRGADTRFHHSEKLDKGEVLIAQFTEHTSAIKVRGKAYIQTRHGSIESEGKK; the protein is encoded by the coding sequence ATGAACACGAACAGCGATTTTGTCGTCATTAAGGCGCTCGAAGACGGAGTGAACGTCATCGGGCTGACGCGCGGCGCGGACACAAGATTCCATCATTCCGAAAAGCTCGATAAAGGCGAAGTGCTAATCGCCCAGTTCACGGAACATACATCGGCGATTAAGGTGAGAGGCAAGGCGTATATTCAAACGCGCCATGGCTCCATCGAGTCGGAAGGGAAAAAGTAA
- a CDS encoding heptaprenyl diphosphate synthase component 1, with protein sequence MVKLASLKEQIEQLIDHPYLREHVPTPVVDEDRLLLALSMVADAPAAPNETDRYIIAMMLVQIALDTHDEVTDGGDDLRTRQLVVLAGDLYSGLYYDVLARSGDIALIRLFAEAIRDINEQKVRLYEKKAERIDALFAAMGTIESALLAKLADRMAVPQWGQFAYHYLLLRRLLSEREAFARTGTSMLFEQMAHIAFPRAKGLTNEQRRYLLRLCDRYIDHCKEALFAAELPPAGLLMLRVTELSGGFSAIAKKTVEEG encoded by the coding sequence ATGGTGAAATTGGCGTCATTGAAGGAACAAATCGAACAGCTGATTGACCATCCGTATTTGCGCGAGCATGTGCCGACGCCGGTTGTTGACGAGGACCGGCTGCTGTTGGCGCTGTCGATGGTTGCTGACGCTCCGGCGGCGCCAAATGAGACGGATCGGTACATCATCGCCATGATGCTCGTGCAGATCGCCCTTGATACCCATGATGAGGTGACGGATGGCGGCGATGACTTGCGGACGCGGCAGCTTGTCGTCCTCGCCGGCGACTTATACAGCGGACTGTATTACGATGTGCTGGCGCGTTCGGGCGATATCGCGCTCATCCGTTTGTTCGCCGAAGCGATCCGCGACATTAACGAACAAAAAGTGCGTCTTTATGAAAAAAAGGCGGAGCGGATCGATGCGCTGTTTGCGGCGATGGGCACGATCGAATCGGCGCTGCTTGCCAAGCTTGCCGACCGCATGGCGGTGCCGCAATGGGGGCAGTTTGCCTACCATTACTTGCTGCTGCGGCGCCTGCTCTCCGAGCGGGAAGCATTCGCCCGCACCGGGACGTCGATGCTCTTTGAGCAAATGGCGCATATCGCGTTCCCGCGGGCGAAGGGGCTGACGAACGAACAGCGGCGGTATTTGCTTCGCCTTTGCGATCGCTATATCGACCATTGCAAAGAAGCGCTGTTCGCGGCGGAATTGCCGCCGGCCGGCCTGCTGATGCTCCGCGTGACCGAGCTCTCCGGCGGATTTTCAGCCATCGCCAAAAAGACGGTGGAAGAAGGGTAG
- the menG gene encoding demethylmenaquinone methyltransferase produces the protein MHQSKEERVHRVFEKISAHYDRMNSVISFRRHLKWREDVMRRMNVQKGKKALDVCCGTADWAIALAEAVGPEGEVYGLDFSENMLKVGEQKVKARGLCNVKLIHGNAMQLPFPDNSFDYVTIGFGLRNVPDYMTVLKEMHRVTKPGGMTVCLETSQPTMFGFRQLYYVYFRFMMPLFGKLLAKSYEEYSWLQESAREFPGRDELAEMFRAAGFVDVEVKPYTFGVAAMHLGYKR, from the coding sequence ATGCATCAGTCGAAAGAAGAACGAGTCCATCGTGTATTTGAAAAAATTTCTGCTCATTATGACCGGATGAACTCTGTCATCAGCTTCCGCCGCCATTTAAAATGGCGCGAAGACGTGATGCGACGGATGAATGTGCAAAAAGGAAAAAAAGCGCTTGACGTTTGCTGCGGGACGGCCGATTGGGCGATCGCTTTAGCCGAGGCGGTCGGGCCGGAAGGGGAAGTGTACGGCCTTGATTTTAGCGAAAACATGTTAAAAGTCGGCGAACAAAAGGTGAAAGCGCGCGGCTTGTGCAACGTGAAGCTCATCCATGGCAACGCCATGCAGCTTCCGTTTCCGGACAATTCGTTCGATTACGTGACCATTGGCTTCGGTTTGCGCAACGTCCCCGATTATATGACGGTGCTGAAAGAAATGCACCGCGTCACCAAGCCGGGCGGCATGACCGTCTGTTTGGAAACGTCGCAGCCGACGATGTTTGGTTTCCGTCAGCTTTACTATGTTTATTTCCGGTTTATGATGCCGCTGTTCGGCAAGCTGTTGGCGAAAAGCTATGAGGAGTATTCATGGCTGCAAGAGTCAGCGCGCGAGTTCCCGGGGCGGGATGAGCTGGCGGAAATGTTTCGCGCCGCTGGCTTTGTCGATGTCGAGGTCAAACCGTACACGTTCGGCGTGGCGGCGATGCATTTAGGCTATAAACGATGA
- the hepT gene encoding heptaprenyl diphosphate synthase component II, producing MKLKAMYSFLGDDLAAVEQELERTVRSEYGPLGEAALHLLQAGGKRIRPVFVLLAARFGHYDLERIKHVAVALELIHMASLVHDDVIDDADLRRGRPTIKAKWSNRFAMYTGDYLFARSLERMAKLDDPRAHQVLAKTIVEVCRGEIEQIKDKYRFDQPLRTYLRRIRRKTALLIAASCQLGALAAGAPESVAKRLYWFGHYVGMSFQITDDILDFTGTEEQLGKPAGSDLQQGNITLPVLYALRDERMKAAIAAVGPETNADEMAAVISAIKRTDAIGQSYALSDRYLEKALRLLGELPANQARALLHDLALYIGKRDY from the coding sequence ATGAAGTTAAAGGCGATGTATTCGTTTTTAGGCGATGATTTGGCGGCGGTCGAACAGGAGCTCGAGCGGACGGTCCGGTCGGAATATGGGCCGCTTGGGGAAGCGGCGCTGCATTTGTTGCAAGCGGGCGGAAAGCGGATCCGTCCCGTTTTTGTCTTGCTCGCCGCCCGTTTCGGCCATTATGATCTCGAGCGGATCAAGCATGTTGCTGTGGCGCTCGAACTCATTCATATGGCATCGCTCGTCCACGACGATGTGATCGACGATGCCGACTTGCGCCGCGGCCGGCCAACGATCAAAGCGAAATGGAGCAACCGGTTTGCCATGTATACGGGCGATTATTTGTTTGCCCGTTCGCTCGAACGGATGGCGAAACTTGACGACCCGCGCGCCCATCAAGTGCTTGCGAAAACGATTGTCGAAGTGTGCCGCGGAGAAATTGAGCAAATCAAAGACAAATACCGGTTTGACCAGCCGCTCCGCACATATTTGCGGCGCATCCGCCGGAAAACGGCGCTGTTGATCGCTGCCAGCTGTCAGCTTGGCGCTCTCGCCGCCGGCGCTCCGGAATCGGTGGCCAAACGGCTGTATTGGTTTGGCCATTATGTCGGCATGTCGTTTCAAATTACGGATGACATCCTCGATTTTACGGGCACGGAAGAGCAGCTTGGCAAGCCGGCGGGAAGCGACTTGCAGCAGGGAAACATCACCCTCCCGGTGCTGTACGCGCTTCGTGACGAACGAATGAAAGCGGCGATCGCCGCGGTCGGTCCAGAAACAAACGCCGATGAGATGGCGGCCGTCATTTCCGCCATTAAACGAACGGATGCCATCGGCCAGTCATACGCATTAAGCGACCGCTATCTCGAAAAAGCGCTCCGTCTGCTCGGCGAATTGCCCGCCAATCAGGCGCGCGCTTTGCTGCATGACCTCGCCCTCTACATCGGGAAAAGGGATTATTAA
- the ndk gene encoding nucleoside-diphosphate kinase, which produces MTERTFLMVKPDGVQRNLIGEIVSRFEKKGFQLVGAKLMQVSRELAEQHYAEHKERPFFGELVDFITSGPVFAMVWEGENVIAAARQMMGKTNPQDAAPGTIRGDFGLTVGKNVIHGSDSPQSAEREINLFFKEEELVAYTKLMNEWLY; this is translated from the coding sequence ATGACAGAACGGACATTTTTAATGGTAAAGCCAGACGGGGTTCAGCGCAATTTGATCGGCGAAATTGTCTCCCGCTTTGAAAAAAAAGGGTTCCAGCTTGTCGGCGCGAAGCTGATGCAAGTATCGCGCGAGCTGGCTGAACAGCACTACGCCGAACATAAAGAGCGTCCGTTTTTCGGCGAGCTTGTTGATTTCATTACGTCCGGACCGGTGTTTGCGATGGTGTGGGAAGGTGAAAACGTGATCGCCGCCGCCCGGCAAATGATGGGGAAAACGAATCCGCAAGACGCCGCACCGGGCACGATTCGCGGCGATTTCGGCTTGACGGTCGGCAAAAACGTCATTCACGGTTCCGATTCGCCGCAAAGCGCGGAACGCGAAATCAACTTGTTCTTCAAAGAAGAAGAGCTCGTTGCTTATACGAAACTGATGAACGAATGGCTATATTAA
- a CDS encoding CheR family methyltransferase, translating into MDDYAQFIAKVKRKTGIDLSLYKEAQMKRRLASLYMKKGLNSFAELFAAMEKNPALWNECLDRMTINVSEFYRNAKRWDVLERTILPRLLAENPRPKVWSAACSTGEEPYTLALVLLKHMPLHRVSVLATDIDENALARARLGLYSERSLAELPEEMKKKFFTKDGEYYKIDEKVKQAVTFQKHNLLADPFPGPFDLIVCRNVLIYFTEEAKQILYRKFHDALRPGGVLFVGSTEQIFNPGLYGFEMEETFFYRKR; encoded by the coding sequence ATGGATGATTACGCGCAATTTATCGCGAAAGTGAAACGAAAAACCGGCATTGATCTTTCGCTGTACAAAGAGGCGCAAATGAAGCGGCGGCTGGCATCTTTGTACATGAAAAAAGGGCTGAACAGCTTTGCCGAGCTGTTTGCGGCAATGGAAAAAAACCCGGCGTTATGGAATGAGTGTTTAGACCGGATGACGATCAACGTGTCTGAGTTTTACCGGAACGCGAAGCGGTGGGACGTGCTTGAGCGCACCATTTTGCCGCGGCTGTTGGCGGAAAATCCGCGTCCAAAAGTATGGAGCGCCGCCTGCTCTACGGGCGAGGAGCCGTATACGCTCGCGCTGGTGCTTCTAAAACATATGCCGCTTCACCGCGTGTCGGTGCTGGCGACCGACATTGACGAAAACGCGCTCGCCCGCGCGCGTCTCGGGCTGTACAGCGAACGGTCGCTCGCCGAGCTGCCGGAGGAAATGAAAAAAAAGTTTTTTACGAAAGACGGCGAGTATTATAAAATAGACGAAAAGGTGAAACAGGCGGTCACGTTTCAAAAACATAATTTGCTCGCCGACCCGTTTCCAGGGCCGTTTGATTTGATCGTCTGCCGCAATGTGCTCATTTACTTCACCGAAGAGGCGAAACAGATTTTGTACCGGAAATTCCATGATGCGCTTCGGCCGGGCGGTGTGCTGTTTGTCGGCAGCACCGAGCAAATTTTCAATCCCGGCTTATACGGATTT